One part of the Ziziphus jujuba cultivar Dongzao chromosome 2, ASM3175591v1 genome encodes these proteins:
- the LOC107418198 gene encoding protein NOI4 isoform X1, with amino-acid sequence MATQDKGRPLPKFGEWDVNNPASAEGFTVIFNKARDEKKTSAAAVKIVTPRRNDSAYKNETYPPYPQKRRWFCCG; translated from the exons ATGGCCACC CAGGATAAAGGTCGGCCATTGCCTAAATTCGGCGAGTGGGATGTAAATAATCCTGCATCAGCTGAAGGCTTCACTGTCATATTCAACAAGGCCAGAGATGAGAAGAAGACCAGTGCTGCTGCTGTGAAGATTGTAACTCCACGAAGAAATGATTCTGCCTACAAAAATGAGACTTATCCACCCTATCCCCAGAAG AGGAGATGGTTTTGCTGCGGTTGA
- the LOC107418198 gene encoding protein NOI4 isoform X2 produces the protein MATDKGRPLPKFGEWDVNNPASAEGFTVIFNKARDEKKTSAAAVKIVTPRRNDSAYKNETYPPYPQKRRWFCCG, from the exons ATGGCCACC GATAAAGGTCGGCCATTGCCTAAATTCGGCGAGTGGGATGTAAATAATCCTGCATCAGCTGAAGGCTTCACTGTCATATTCAACAAGGCCAGAGATGAGAAGAAGACCAGTGCTGCTGCTGTGAAGATTGTAACTCCACGAAGAAATGATTCTGCCTACAAAAATGAGACTTATCCACCCTATCCCCAGAAG AGGAGATGGTTTTGCTGCGGTTGA